The sequence below is a genomic window from Cicer arietinum cultivar CDC Frontier isolate Library 1 chromosome 6, Cicar.CDCFrontier_v2.0, whole genome shotgun sequence.
GCAGTATTCAGCACCAAACATTTCTCCAGCATGAAGCTAGATTGACAAATTTCCTCCATGAAAGAAGCATCTACCTTATAGATTATCTCAACCAGCAATCGACCACTACACCACCACCGCGAACAACATTTAATCCTTACATCACTAGGTGAGGGCTCATATATACATTGATTAGACAACGTCATAAGTCCCTACCatgtattaaatttaaagatatgCTAATTACTACTAACTCTATCTTTCTGACTTGGCTTAAATTTTTTATCGCTCTTATTCTACCTCTAACTATTGGACTATCCTCCATCTATTCAACCCTCTTAACCGGTACTTATATGGATCTTCTCCAAAGATGAACAAACCACCTAAGATAGAATTCTACCATCTTTTCTACAATAGGAGTTATTCCAATTCCTAACCTTATCTTAACTTGTGTGACCATTCATGGGTCTTAATATTCTCATTTATGTGACACTAAGTTTATTGAGAGTCCAAATTAGATAAGATATGGTTTGAAAATGTGTTTATAGGTGGGAGCCATCTCTTGTCTTACAAGAATGTTTAGTTTCACTTAAAGATAGTTTACTTTCTTGTTGGTTATTTTTTCAATCCCCTATTTTCTTGTACTATTTTTATCACAAATCTCaccaaaaacattaattaatttcatctatGCTACTTAGATCTTAAGATTAACATCTCCCTCGATCTCCTTACTTACCACTACTACACCAATTGCTACTTATTGTTTTCTCGAATCAGCAATTAAAATTCCAATTCAGCAAAACTATCCACCTTAATAATTAAACAAGAACATTTTTAGTTTgtcgaaaacaaagaaaaatgtaaTGATACTTAAGAAAGAGTGATATATTGCAATTAAAGAAAGAAGGTGCGATGGCAAAACTTACAGAGACTATGACCGAAGAATGGCAAAAGAGAGTTTGAAGCCTTTGTCTTTGAGTTGAGTCCAACAAACATTAGCTTCTTGTGAGTGGTGAGGGACACCACCACACTATTATTTCATATCATCACGTGGCGAAGATGAAAGGCTCCGATAAATCGCCACGTGGATATTAACGATGAACCCTTTTTGTGGCTTCGATGCCTTTTTCTTCATTTCCGTCGTCTAACTAAAAAGTAAGGTAATAAAACGGGTTGAATATTCATTTAATCTGTTAATTTGTTGAAAACACGGAGcgatagattaaaaaaaaactaatgcttttttttctttcgactTTGCTACTAACCTAACAAAAGTAAAGGAGTGAATTGGACTCATTAATTAATAACCCCACCCAATTAAGGTATACTGtatgtattaggaattcagagtGGCTTTGTTTTGGTATTTTAGATTGTTAATGTTGGTAAacttattttcatatttgtgtTTATGCTAGTTGGTCACTTGTGTTTGCCATTTCACTTTGATGGCggataatataatatattttaagcttaaatactattaattttttagttgaaatttatgattaatgatagtcatatttattatttatttgtgtgaagtgtaaaaaaaagtttttgtgCTAGTCTCATAATAGAGTGATATATTATTTAAGGGgatattattatacttttatgTTTGTTTATGTGTCTTCAATATACTATCGAAAGTTAGAATTTGATAGTATATTTTACACTATTGAAAGTTATTATCCAATAAAAATGAGCAAATattgaaaatgaataaatatttctctatttttatttgattatttaactTGATTCGTCTCATCTCATTATTTAACATATTAATCACGGGATAGATCAAGCAGGGTGTATCGTTTCATTTGactgatatattttttactcGACGGTCTAAACCGACTTACTTTACTCTATTTTTTTGCGGATTAATTAAAGGACGGACATATCAAAGCGGATCCAGACCACTTTGTTATCCCtactaaatatgaaataattattagttacatgatatatttattttatatttattattattattttatggcATTTCTTcttattcaaattcatttatatctctaataaataaatttttattacctCTTTTACGTGCACGACGTGACGTGAATAATGAAAATGTGCAATATTGTTCATTGCTTATTTGCATAAATAAGTTTTTCTAGTTTAAAgtataaacataaattaaaatgtttctgagtaaaacatgatattttattttttaaagacaatATATTAAGATTAGGAGCTTGAATAACCGATGTGTATAGTGCAAAGTGcaatgaaattaatttaatttattttcaaaataacgtttaatcaaattgttattaaattcaaataaaaaaatatactgtTTAAAAATCAGGGAAATTTAAATGTGCAATTTAGAGTTAGATACTTGGGTTCTGTTTGGAAATCTTAAAATGAGCATAAcagaataaaatgaaatataatggaacataataaaataattacatatttcattctattgtttgaatattttatgaTGAAGTGAAGCAAATTCCCCCCAATCCGTTGTAATTTAGTAAttgaacaaattaattaatttgggTTTTCATTCTCCAAAATTGGAGAGAAAGCAAAATGAGAGTAAGTAATAAAATGTGTTGTAATGTATGTCATGAAGTTCCATTTCATTCAATGCTTTTAATGAGTATTCaaaatgacacaaaacataGAAGAGCAAGGAAAAATGGAACTGAAACTGCCTAACACATTATGGGGCTGATTTGGCAAAAATGGTCGGAGAGTTTGAGTGGGACTAGAAAATAGACCATGAATTACTTTTTCCTATAAAATAAGAAGTCAACCCTCTCTATTCTTAATGCGTAAATAAAAGGCTCAATTGGTGTTTGTTAACACTATCCAGAGTGCAAATCTGTAGTAATGGTATCAGTTACCAAAGTTAACTCATACTCACCACATagtaaatatcaattttaaggTCATGTTTCAACAGAAACAAGCAAATAAATATACTCAACTCTTGCATATTATTCTTAAACCCCCCTTTTCCTCTCAAGCAATTATCCTTTTATATGTTTTCACAAGTTATATatcatcaaataaatttgttagTCAAGAAAAATTCCTGAAAAAAATATGCAGAAAACAACTAGCATTTACCATTCTTTTCACTCACTATCATTGCTACACAGTCGATGAGAATCCAGCAAAAAACAACGCATCTTAACATGTCGAACTATTTGTAAAAGTTAAGTGAAAAGTTAAAAAGATCAAAGTAGAGATGAAATTAAAGCATAAGATGTTATTGGTTTATAAGGCTATAACTCtcatatatatagttatatcTATAATAACAtgccaacaaatattttttaacctaCAAACCCTTTGAACCAGGAATATCAATCCAATTCAATTGAAGCTCCACTTCCCCACTTTCAACATTTCTTAGTCTAAGAACCATGTTTTGGAAATATTTGCCATCCTTCAAAACAATGTGACTCTCTTCTGCTAAACAGTTTTTTCTGCAAGGTTGCACCTTTGTAACTATAGTTTCATTTGGGAGACCTTCTAATCGCATCTTGACCGCTTCAACAAATGGACCGATGTCAAACTCAGCATCCCCCATTTTGTCATCCATGCTGAACATGTCCTTATCGTACACATGCTGCATCACAAGATCGTTATATTATTGTGCACGTTGAATTCAGCTAACAGAATATGATACTTTCTCTGTCTCATATTATATGTCATGTTTAGAATATTTATTTGCttcaaattatttgtcattttaaaatattcaggTAGTATTAATTATAGTAATCAATTCTTCCACCTAACTCAAATTACTATAGTAAGGACAATTTAGTTGAAAAACATTGCTTTACCTAGAAAATGAGAGTAAATAATTACTTTCTTAAGATGTGTGTTTTACCTTAAACAACATATAACATGAGATGGAGGGAGTAATAAATTGAACTAATCCTAAGTTCTAACTTTTATGATATTTCATAGGCTTAGAAAGTAAAAAGCTGTGCTTTGTTGTAACAAACTCCTCATTTGATAATGTTAAAATCCCCAATATTTAACATCTTTTTTGCTATAAGGTCGTGTTTGTATGATTTTAGAGGTGTTTTGTCATATATGGATCAAATTTCTGTCAATTAAAAAGTCTCATCTTGATTACTGtcatttttttgggtacaaatcTTGATTACTGTCATATGATAATAATAGTGATATGCATCAGTAAGAAAGTCAGAGCAAGCAAATTTCATTTCTGTAATTAAcctaaattttgattttaaaccACACACACTGTTAGAAGAAAAGTTACTTACTAGACTGATTGGAGTACGAGGATCTGAAATAGATAAAGTCAAGTCCTCATTCCACTCAGGATTTAGATTCTTCTTCACTACCCTAGTCTTCAGCTTCTGCATGTGACATCAAATACAGCAATGAGATGCATAAGGACAAGATTGTTGAATACAGTAACCCCGAACTTATTGTTGAATATATGGTGTATTCTAACCATAAAATATATAGCTAGGAATTAGGTAGGATAGATACTTAACTTAAGAAAAATTCCACCGTAGACCAGTGCTTAAAAGTCGCTCGAAAGTCGAAACTTTAACAATTATCAATGACATTCTTCAGAAGTATAAGTTAATggttcttctcatcattcttgaaGGTACGTCATTCTCTCAGTCATAAAGAATAGCAACACCGTTAACATATACTTCTAAAGAACATCGTTGATCGCCGTTAGAGTTTCAGATAACTTTTAATCATTGATCTATAGGTGGGCTATCTACATATACTTCATAACCCCAAACATAAATTTCAGCCGATCTTTCAAGAAATTGACTTAGTTGCAGTGCTAAGTACATAGTCTAGTTGTCAAATATTGATTGAAAGGCTAATTTGAGATTcttacaatttatttatgaaaacaacttaaacTAAGTTCTAAAACCATCTATGCATGTTGAGATGAAAATCATGAAAACAAACTAAGGTAAAACAAACATCAAATTTGAGCAAGAAAAAGATTAAACAAAGTGAAGAAATTTGACCTGCTTTCCCATTTTGATGACAACATATGGATCACTGCTCACAACATCCCTGATAGCAAGATTGACACCTCTTTGAACATGAATTTTGAGCAATCCCAACAAATTCTCCATTGACATAATATGTTAAATTCCACTGATAACAAAATGAGGAAATTCAAGTGAAATTGAATATCAAGAGAGAAAAGGTGATGCAGTGGACCCCTGACTAAAGTACAAAAATGTTGTAGATGCATTTATTTATAATCTAGTAAGTTATTTCTTCCTTGTTCTCTCTTTATTGCAAAAGTCATTGCTCTGTCGTAAGATCCatctaaataatatttaatataataattgtttCATTTTCgtaatttaataatttcaaaaggttaggattaattgatatttttaccaTTTCAATCAATATTATTTGGTACAGCTGTATTCATACCATAAATAAAACAAGTATTTTCTGTTATATAATAATGGGAAAATTTACTGAATTTTGTAAGTACGCCAAATAATATagaattagaataaaaaaaccttttaaaatttacaacccttcttgttattaaaaaaattaaagtttacaACCTTCCACCCATAAGAGCACCTTTAAGttttttcacaaataaaataaaataaaatataacaattgtataaaattatttgtatcaATTATTGAAACTACATATACATAAGTATTAATTTATgaatacatttaaaataaaataatcaatgtTGAATTGAAAAGGtaaaacaacatttattttaaaatatttattgaaaaattattttcgttattaaaataatagtcaAAGAACAATAATTGGTAAGAGTTACATGTTTGTAAACTCCACCCAAAAAAATGAGgggattgattaaaaaattaaaaataaatattacaattgCAAAGTTTGAACTCATCCATTATTTGACTACGCCCTTgtcaattttctattttttaataatttttgttgggTCGATGTGGGATTATCTTAATCGGCGTGTAGATTATAGTATATTGGGCATGGTTCAGCCTAAGCTCGAATATGTATAGCCCAAGCCCAAATATTGAAGTTCTcttcttcaacaaaaaaatatattgttaatatattcaactacattaaaaaaaattgaactaatTAAATAGTTTATGAATTACAGCACATATTTAAGATAAATCACTTAactaaattaattcaaaaatcagtttaacaattttaaattttttaaacttaattaagattcttttttgaaatttatttttcttgaaaaaaaaaataaaaacgtcttttttttttcaaaaaaaattaaatctatatttttggaatttttttgaaaaaaattgaaaacattttttcctaaaaaagttttgaatttttttttatgaaaaataatcgaaacattttttttgaaatttttttatatttatttttcttgaaaaaatttcatgaaaaaatcgaaatatttttgtcaaaagaattttgaaatttattttcaaaaaataatcaaaactatttgtctcgaaaaaaaaaattatcaagaaatttttaatatctatttttcttaaaaaatactctcgaaaaaatcaaaaaaaaattgcaaaagaattttaaaattcttttttaagaaaacttgtttgaaatcgattttaacttaaaatttatttcaaatattaaagtggtttatatttataaatcggTTCAAAAACTATTGTGAACTTGATTCAAAACTGATTTTTAAAAACAGAATATAATACAATCTAGTACAGTTTTTACATCATAAACACCCTTAACTTCAACTtcttacataaataataatagttgcCACCTCTTATATGTATTTTGGAAATCAGCTTTGCAATATATAGTACGATATGTAACACATGTCAAAGacaagaaattttacattttcactATTAAAAAGAGTGTGGGGTTTGACACCAAACATGGTGGGTAGATATGTGAAGGGGGTCGgtgtttttcttaaataaagatACAGTTTCTTTTAATCGGAAGtatacttttgaaaaaatacgtgtagtttttgaaaaatgtaTAAGGGAAAAAATATTCTCGAATAATAAAGTATACATCCGCGATCCATAAAATATGTAAAgctgtaaaaatatttttcggACACCCTTAAAATCTTGACATGAAGAAAATGTATTTATGTTTGTGGATATTATTAGGGTTGAGCATATCCAACCAGTTTATTTAATCAAATCCAAACTATCTAAATGGACAAATTTTATtggaaaccaagaacgttcttggtttgtgactgaaaacggagaacgttatcCGTATTCAGTTTCGTGTAATTCAAGTTAGTTTGATTGTATGTaatcaactaactaactaaccacttagttaattagttagttaaaaagaagttaattaGAAACAATGTAATAGAGGCTATGTATAAATAGCATACTTTCTGGTTTTACTTCCATTACAAGTACAATGCcaataaatttgatatgtgaACGATTATAACATATCACGAGTTATGTAAATTTGTTAATGTAGAGTATTTACAAGTTTGAGTGGTCGAACGcgtaagagaaaaaaaagatttacGATTGTTCGAATTCAATTGcttaacttaaaattttaggtataaaaattcaaatttttatgaTGAGTCTCTTTTAAACATAACATTACTAATATGATAAATGAGTTGtttgtttgataaaaatttgaatcatcgacaacaatattaaaaagtcaatatattttttccttaaaaaaatacatttgaaaataaaataaacaaattgaaCCAACTAGTTATGCTAAACCCtaatattaaagaaaaagaatattccaataagaaataaaaagtcAACCACCTGAATCAACTCACTCACATGATTCGCGAACCCGCATTAACCGAAATTGCCTAAATTGGTgcaaaaattgaattattggTTCAATTTAGACTAAAATTGAGTTTGTTCTTATTCATACTTGATTGATGTTCAACTATATTGAATATATACACACATAGACTGATATACGCTATGAATTGTGGGGGCACAC
It includes:
- the LOC101504933 gene encoding protein C2-DOMAIN ABA-RELATED 1-like, producing the protein MSMENLLGLLKIHVQRGVNLAIRDVVSSDPYVVIKMGKQKLKTRVVKKNLNPEWNEDLTLSISDPRTPISLHVYDKDMFSMDDKMGDAEFDIGPFVEAVKMRLEGLPNETIVTKVQPCRKNCLAEESHIVLKDGKYFQNMVLRLRNVESGEVELQLNWIDIPGSKGL